Proteins from a single region of Cytophagaceae bacterium:
- a CDS encoding DUF3037 domain-containing protein encodes MQEKNWFEYAVIRLVPRVERGEYLNIGLVLYCKNLKKVFIKTHLDSQKINCLFPAIDFEELGNHIFAFEKICNATPDSGVIGQQDAPSRFRWLTAKRSTIIQTSEVHPGFSSNIENTFDKIFKEMVL; translated from the coding sequence ATGCAAGAGAAAAACTGGTTTGAATATGCGGTAATAAGGCTCGTACCCAGAGTGGAGCGGGGCGAATATCTCAATATTGGTCTGGTTTTGTATTGCAAAAATCTAAAAAAAGTTTTTATAAAAACCCATTTAGACAGCCAAAAAATCAACTGCCTGTTTCCCGCAATTGATTTTGAAGAGCTTGGAAACCATATTTTTGCATTTGAAAAAATTTGTAATGCTACCCCTGATTCTGGTGTGATAGGTCAGCAAGATGCCCCGTCGAGATTCAGATGGTTAACCGCCAAACGAAGTACTATTATTCAGACATCAGAAGTACATCCCGGTTTCTCTTCAAATATTGAGAACACTTTTGACAAAATATTTAAGGAAATGGTTTTGTGA
- a CDS encoding aminotransferase class I and II gives MPLIRTVNITRYINPLREGGSLPAIVEADDGFLYVLKFKGAGQGAKALIADFIGAELARAIGLKVPEVVFAELAEGFGRTEPDEEIQDLLQFSTGLNLGLHYLSGSITFDAVVNDIDAFLAAKIVWLDAFLMNIDRTARNTNMLIWHKELWVIDHGASLYFHHNPENWEEQASKPFQQIKDHVLLQKSASLNEVNDAILQKFTPEFIDKIVDLIPEVWISSDPGISRNLYRDFLKLRLKNSSKFISEAENAREKLV, from the coding sequence ATGCCACTAATCAGGACTGTAAATATTACCCGTTACATCAATCCGCTTCGTGAAGGCGGTTCTTTACCGGCAATTGTGGAGGCCGACGATGGTTTTTTGTATGTCTTGAAATTTAAAGGTGCCGGACAAGGTGCGAAAGCCCTTATTGCCGACTTTATTGGTGCCGAATTGGCTAGAGCAATCGGCTTAAAAGTGCCGGAAGTGGTTTTTGCCGAGTTGGCTGAAGGTTTTGGACGTACCGAACCCGATGAGGAAATTCAGGATTTACTACAATTCAGTACCGGACTTAATTTGGGATTGCATTATTTATCAGGTTCTATCACTTTTGATGCAGTTGTAAATGATATTGACGCATTTCTGGCCGCAAAAATCGTTTGGCTCGATGCTTTTTTGATGAATATCGATCGCACAGCCCGAAACACCAACATGCTCATATGGCACAAAGAACTGTGGGTGATTGATCATGGAGCTTCTTTATATTTTCATCATAATCCCGAAAATTGGGAGGAACAGGCATCAAAGCCTTTTCAGCAGATAAAGGATCATGTTTTATTGCAGAAAAGTGCCTCTTTAAATGAAGTCAATGATGCAATTCTCCAAAAGTTTACTCCTGAGTTTATTGATAAAATCGTGGATTTAATTCCGGAAGTCTGGATATCTTCTGATCCCGGAATCAGTAGAAATCTATACAGGGATTTCCTGAAATTACGTTTGAAAAATTCCTCAAAGTTTATTTCTGAAGCCGAAAATGCAAGAGAAAAACTGGTTTGA
- a CDS encoding VOC family protein, giving the protein MSDQNLISGIQQVGIGVVDAGEAFKWYNRTLGLNVPVFDDVAEAKLMVKYTVGNIRQRRAILAVNMAGGGGAEIWESKRPLPIACDFEPQIGDLGIFAVKIKCQNIGDFAHQNGLKVYQTPENKPTAWLKDPYRNQLQIVEDDSWYKPAISNTGGVLGAVIGVSGMEKALKLYRDALGLKVVYDKTGKFDDLAGLSGGEGQFRKVLLKKTHEPVGAFSRLFGNIEVELVQALDKPVKTIMQGRSWGDLGFIHLCFDALDMDKLGENLASKGFPFTVDSANSFDMGDAAGRFTYIEDPDGTLIEFVETHKVPVLKKIGWFIDLKKRGNKKPLPNWMINTLGWGKVKA; this is encoded by the coding sequence ATGTCAGATCAGAATTTGATTTCCGGAATACAGCAAGTTGGGATTGGTGTCGTTGACGCAGGTGAGGCTTTTAAATGGTATAATCGCACACTGGGCCTAAATGTGCCCGTTTTTGATGATGTTGCTGAAGCCAAACTTATGGTAAAATATACCGTAGGGAATATCCGCCAACGCAGGGCGATTCTGGCAGTAAATATGGCAGGTGGTGGTGGTGCCGAAATTTGGGAGTCCAAAAGACCCTTGCCTATTGCTTGCGATTTTGAGCCGCAGATAGGTGACCTGGGAATTTTTGCAGTTAAAATTAAATGCCAGAATATCGGTGATTTTGCACATCAAAATGGCCTGAAGGTTTATCAAACTCCTGAAAATAAGCCGACTGCTTGGTTAAAAGACCCCTACAGAAATCAACTTCAGATTGTAGAAGATGACTCATGGTACAAACCCGCAATTTCAAACACGGGAGGAGTTCTTGGTGCGGTTATCGGTGTGAGCGGCATGGAAAAAGCCCTTAAACTATATCGGGATGCTCTTGGATTGAAAGTGGTTTATGATAAAACCGGAAAATTTGATGATTTGGCGGGTTTGAGTGGAGGAGAAGGACAATTTAGAAAAGTGCTTTTGAAAAAAACGCATGAACCCGTGGGTGCTTTTTCAAGGTTGTTTGGAAATATCGAAGTGGAGTTGGTTCAGGCACTTGACAAACCTGTAAAAACCATTATGCAAGGCCGTTCATGGGGAGATCTAGGATTTATCCATTTGTGTTTCGATGCCCTTGATATGGATAAATTGGGTGAAAACTTAGCCTCGAAAGGTTTTCCATTTACGGTAGATAGTGCCAATTCCTTTGATATGGGTGATGCTGCCGGTCGTTTTACTTACATCGAAGATCCGGATGGTACTTTGATAGAATTTGTAGAAACCCATAAAGTGCCGGTTTTGAAAAAAATCGGATGGTTTATAGACCTCAAAAAACGTGGAAACAAAAAACCACTGCCCAATTGGATGATTAATACCCTGGGTTGGGGAAAAGTTAAAGCATAA